In a single window of the Salvelinus namaycush isolate Seneca chromosome 6, SaNama_1.0, whole genome shotgun sequence genome:
- the LOC120049009 gene encoding sialoadhesin-like: protein MTADPTENQVYSEVKTGKTTAATEPVDVTYADVDLKQKSKAKKKKETSTPPEADSVYSQLKPGTAPALPETTLTITPNPAYTGETVTLTCSVGSDSGWSYKWYKDKKKKVVTLSGRHTTTGVTFTISRAAEFDQGLYWCQGEIQSRSISSIISDPVTITVKALPTASVKASPRGPLYSGETVTLTCSMGSDSGWRYTWYKDKKKKVVTLSSRHTTKGATFTISRAAESDQGLYWCQGEIQSRSISSIISDPVTITVKERPVAVLTLQPNWPQIFSGETLNLRCNIQGGEEIEYAFYNSGKSVYTNTEPEYRISPAKNGLYTCKGLQKTNGLKHSQTSNAIQLTVLDKPQAVLSVSPQWLNPGDSVTLSCGVKESSTGWRFFWYRTVPYTAGLLSLSDTSYSVEPLSGNGTSEDSYTLIPAGPSHTGGYVCRAGRGDPVYDTLYSEPQFLWSGDPQPSVSLKIRPNRTQHFTSTSLSLSCEEKRNSTGWRLKRYREKAVESECVSNWGSRAGSSCTIRSTRKKDSGVYWCESGSGEYSNAVNITVDVGPLILESPAYPMTEGDTVTLRCTNRYQETNPITKVDFYKDGIFIRNETTGEMTIPAVSKSDEGFYKCKSNEGESPESWVTVRGVTPGPSTSVLVGVVVGLVVAGVLLAILLVLLCRYKKAGGPPSPKAPTWTPNRTKDLSRAGLLMLGGANIYDTITPSDSHDNDAGAATAGPSDVMYAQIQLKELDKKKKSQDGEDQR, encoded by the exons CTCTTCCTGAAACTACACTGACCATAACACCAAACCCTGCATACACTGGAGAGACAGTAACTCTGACATGTTCAGTGGGGTCTGACAGTGGCTGGAGCTATAAATGGTACAAAGACAAAAAAAAGAAAGTAGTGACCTTGTCTGGCAGACACACTACAACAGGAGTCACCTTCACCATCAGTAGAGCTGCTGAGTTTGACCAGGGTCTCTACTGGTGTCAGGGAGAGATCCAGTCCAGATCCATATCATCAATCATCAGTGATCCTGTCACTATCACTGTGAAAG CTCTGCCCACGGCCTCAGTGAAAGCCTCTCCACGGGGTCCCCTCTATTCTGGAGAGACAGTAACTCTGACGTGTTCAATGGGGTCTGACAGTGGCTGGAGGTATACATGGTACAAAGACAAAAAAAAGAAAGTAGTGACCTTGTCTAGCAGACACACTACAAAAGGAGCCACCTTCACCATCAGTAGAGCTGCTGAGTCTGACCAGGGTCTCTACTGGTGTCAGGGAGAGATCCAGTCCAGATCCATATCATCAATCATCAGTGATCCTGTCACTATCACtgtgaaag AGAGACCTGTGGCTGTTCTGACCCTCCAACCCAACTGGCCCCAGATATTCAGTGGGGAGACTCTCAATCTCAGATGTAACATTCAAGGGGGAGAAGAGATTGAGTATGCGTTTTATAACAGTGGGAAGTCGGTCTACACGAATACAGAGCCTGAGTACAGAATCAGTCCTGCAAAGAATGGTCTATATACCTGTAAAGGTCTTCAGAAAACAAATGGGTTAAAACACTCCCAGACAAGTAATGCTATACAATTGACCGTGTTAG ATAAACCCCAAGCTGTCCTGAGTGTCTCTCCTCAGTGGCTGAACCCTGGAGACTCAGTTACTCTGAGCTGTGGGGTTAAAGAGTCATCTACAGGCTGGAGGTTCTTCTGGTACCGAACTGTTCCCTACACAGCTGGGTTACTGTCCCTATCGGACACGTCCTACTCTGTAGAGCCTCTATCTGGCAATGGGACTAGTGAAGACTCCTACACTCTGATCCCTGCTGGTCCTAGTCACACAGGAGGATATGTGTGTAGAGCTGGGAGAGGAGACCCAGTCTATGACACACTCTACAGTGAACCTCAGTTTCTCTGGTCAGGAG ATCCGCAACCATCAGTGTCTCTCAAAATAAGACCTAACAGAACTCAACACTTTACATCAACGTCTCTCTCACTAAGCTGTGAGGAGAAGAGGAACTCTACTGGATGGAGActgaagagatacagagagaaagcagTGGAATCAGAGTGTGTCTCTAACTGGGGATCAAGAGCAGGGTCCTCATGTACCATCAGGTCCACACGTAAAAAGGACAGTGGAGTGTACTGGTGTGAGTCTGGATCAGGAGAGTACAGTAATGCTGTCAACATCACAGTGGATG TTGGCCCTCTGATCTTGGAGAGCCCTGCCTATCCCATGACTGAGGGAGACACTGTGACTCTACGCTGTACAAATAGATATCAGGAAACAAACCCAATAACGAAGGTTGATTTCTACAAAGATGGAATATTCATCAGGAATGAGACCACAGGAGAGATGACCATCCCTGCAGTTTCCAAGTCAGATGAAGGCTTCTATAAGTGTAAATCTAATGAAGGAGAATCACCAGAGAGCTGGGTGACAGTGAGAG GTGTAACTCCTGGACCCTCTACATCAGTCCTAGTAGGAGTGGTTGTGGGCCTGGTTGTTGCTGGTGTTCTACTGGCCATTCTCCTGGTACTGCTGTGTCGATATAAAAAAGCCGGAG GCCCCCCCAGCCCCAAAGCACCAACCTGGACCCCCAACAGGACCAAGGATCTATCCAGGGCCGGGCTCCTGATGCTGG GTGGCGCTAACATCTATGATACAATCACACCCTCAGACAGTCATGACAATG ATGCTGGTGCTGCTACTGCTGGACCAAGTGATGTGATGTACGCCCAGATTCAACTCAAAGAGTTGGACAAGAAAAAGAAAA GTCAAGATGGGGAAGACCAGAGGTGA